The following nucleotide sequence is from Acetivibrio cellulolyticus CD2.
GAAAAACACCCTTTACATCCCTGTGGTAGAGTCTGAATCGACAGAAGTTGATATAAACGGTGTAAAAGGTTATGTTTCCTCCAATAAAAGCGATCCAGAAAATCTTCCTTACTCATGGGTCATCTGGTGTAATAATGGTATTATCTATACTGTATCCGGAAGAATAGATAGTGCCGAAATTCTGAATATTGCCAGGTCGATGAGATAATACTTTGAAAATGAGGTGACTTAATTGGTAATAGAGACAGAAAAGCTGACAAAGTATTATGGAAATAAAATTGGCTGCCAGGATATAACAATATCTGTAGGCGAAGGTGATATTTTTGGGTTCCTCGGCCCGAATGGGGCTGGTAAAAGTACATTTATTAAAATGCTGGTAGGGCTCTTGTTCCCTACCGGCGGCAAGGCTTTCGTACTCGGTAAACCTATTGGCGATGTAGATGTAAGAAAGAAAATCGGATACCTGCCAGAAAACTTCAAATACCAGGATTGGATGACAGGAGAAGATCTCCTGTCCTTTCATGCTTCCCTGTATAAATTAGATAAAAAAATCTCTTCATCAAAGATAGAAGAGGTGCTTGACCTTGTCAAGCTTAAAGGCCATGAGCGCTATCGCGTAGGTACATACAGCAAGGGCATGCAACAGCGTATAGGTTTAGCCTGTGCCCTCCTTCCCGACCCCGATCTTCTTTTTTTGGATGAACCCACTTCCGCGCTTGATCCTGTAGGCAGGAAAGAAGTAAGGGACATAATGACAGTACTTAAGTCAAGGGGCAAAACAGTATTACTTAACAGTCACCTGCTCAGTGAGGTGGAAGCCGTGTGTGACAGTGCAGCAATAATAAAAAAAGGTTCGGTAATTAAGTACGGAAAAATGGATGATATACTTGAAAGCAAATTAATACTTGAGATACATGCAGAAGACTTAAATAATGAGGTCTTAAATAAACTTAGGAACTTTGACAGCGGCCTTACATATTCAAACAACATGGTACAAATGGAGATTAAGGACAGAACTGTCATACACCATATAGCCTCAATAATTGTTAACGGTGGCGGAAAGTTATATGAGCTATCACCAAAGAGAGTCTCACTTGAAAGCGTATTTATAAATCTTGTAGAAGGTGGTGATAAGAGATGATTACAATAGCAACAGCAACCTTCAAGGAAGCTTTAAGAAAAAAACTGCTCCTACTCGTTGCACTCCTTACTCTTATATATCTTATTATATTTGGGTTAATCACCTATTTTGTAAAAAGAGACATTGGCACTGAAGAGACATTAAGCATTATTGTTGTATGTTCACAAATAGTATCCTTCCTCGGTTTTTACTTTTCAAGCATGCTTGTAGCATTTCTCACCATTATGGTTTCTGTCGGTTCGATCTCTTCAGAAGTTGAAAGCGGTGTGATACATTCCGTAATAACCCGACCGATTAAACGCTCCAGTTATGTACTTGGAAAATATCTTGGTTTGGGAGTCCTAACAGTATCATACAGTATTTTTCTTTTCGCAGCCATAATCTCAATCTGTGCAATTTTCCAGCTGCCGATAGTCAAAACACTCGAACCTATGAATGTAATAAAAGGTCTTTTATTCTTCGTGCTTGAACCCATCGCAATTCTATCGCTTTCTATTTTCGGAAGCGCTTCCTTTAAAACACTAAGCAATGGAATATTTGTTGTTTCAATCTACATTCTAGGACTTATAGGCGGGGTCATGGAACAAATCGGCACACTTCTCAAAAATCAAGGCCTTGTAAACTGGGCAATTGTTTCAAGCCTGATTTCCCCTTTTGATATAATATACCGGCAAATGCTTTCATCAATATTCTCAAACCTTGGTATTACTAATCCCTTTGGGTTAGTAAACGGAACAGCGGGCACAACTCCAAGCATATGGATGCTTATCTACATATTGGCATATATTCCCGTAATGATTATTTTTGCGATTAAAAAATTCAGAGTAAAAGACATCTCCTGATTTTTATTATTGCTCGCACTATTTGGAATTTTACATATAACAGCTGCTTTAAGATTTGCTTTGCAACTTTCTAAAATAAAAGAGGGCTTCCTCTATGGTTGCCCTCTCAAATTCAAGAAACGTATATACTTTTGTCCCAAAGTTTTTATTTTACTTTAAATGAGGATTCTGCGGACATATTTCCATCAGCGTCTATGTCTACAGTCAATTCTATCTTGTAAATTCCGCTTTCTATCAATTGTGGATCAAGCTTAATAGCAGAATTTGTATAGAAATCCGGGGATTTTGCTGAGAAAATCACATCATCGAAGGAATCCTTGATATTAATGAAAGGTGCCCTTATATCATAGTATGGTATATCTATATACTCTCTTGTAACAATATCAAACAGCTTAATTTCTCCATTTACTTTCCTCAACATTACTCTACCTTTAGAAGACTGAATTTTCTCGGAGTAAAACCAGAAATAGCTATTGTCATAAATCTTAACAACTCTATTGCCATATTTGTCTGCTATTGTGTTTGTAGTTTTTAATGTTTCGCCTGCTTTGTAAATTGACTTGTTTGGCTTTATTGACATACTAAAATCAGTTCCACAATTTATAACAGTGCTTTTACCGGAAAAATCTTTCTGTGACTTCAATTCATAAAGGTACGAATTGCCGTATTCTGCGTTTGCACAAAGAATGTCCAAATCGTAGAGACCTTTTGATACTTTAACAGCTCTATCCTTTGTAAGGCTTAATGAAGAACTGAAACCTGTCTTTGAGTCACTTATAACAACATCAATAGCATCTTTCTCCGACTTACTATCAAGACTAACCTCAGTAAGGTTATCAGGAGTAAATTCCACTGGCTGAGGATTTTTTGTTTTTAAACCAATTGACTCATTAGGCTTAAATATTATGCGTTCTGTTGATAATAAATCTGCTGAAATTATATCTGCTTCTAAGTTATAAGTTCCCTTAGAAACATATATCTTGCCCATATCAATACCAACTGCTTGAGCATCAATACCTAACAATGCTGAATAGGTTGATGTACCGCAAGGCATTGATATAAAATAAACACTTGGGTTATCAATTGTTTTTCCATCCTCATCTTTTGCCGAAAGATCGACTTTCTGCAATTGAGTTGACGATAAATTATAAATCGCAGGAGATTTACCATCTTTTGTATATATGGTGTTATTCATAACAACAGAAAGCTCACCATAAACATCATTACTTACAGTATCCGATATTTCACCATTTGATTCATAAGTAGTTGAAGTCACAACAAATTTATAATTTGCTTTTGGCAATGAAACAAACATTTCACCATTTAGAAGGTTTGTGCCATCAAAATAGTAGGTTTCGCCTGTCAATGTGTTTATTGCTTCAACTGAAGCTGATGTTGCTTTTGTTTTATCCGGTTGTTCTATTATGAACTTTACAGCATCACTCTTAACTTCCCTACTAACGCTAAGCGAAGTCTCGGCTTGAATCAAGTACGGAAGATCCGCAACCAATTTCAACTTATATTTATCTGTTGCCAAACTCTGCGGTAATTGCATGTAGATGCCACCACTAAAGTAATAGAATAGATTTTCACTCATTATCACATTATCTTTACTGTCAACAAGAGTTAATGTAACTGGGCTTTTTAACTCGATTTCTACAGGTTCTTCGGGTTCTTCTGTTTCTCTGAAAGCATTACTAACAGAGTCAAGCGTTCTAATCTTAACTTTATTTGCTCCGGTTTTATAAGTCAAAATGTT
It contains:
- a CDS encoding ABC transporter ATP-binding protein, with translation MVIETEKLTKYYGNKIGCQDITISVGEGDIFGFLGPNGAGKSTFIKMLVGLLFPTGGKAFVLGKPIGDVDVRKKIGYLPENFKYQDWMTGEDLLSFHASLYKLDKKISSSKIEEVLDLVKLKGHERYRVGTYSKGMQQRIGLACALLPDPDLLFLDEPTSALDPVGRKEVRDIMTVLKSRGKTVLLNSHLLSEVEAVCDSAAIIKKGSVIKYGKMDDILESKLILEIHAEDLNNEVLNKLRNFDSGLTYSNNMVQMEIKDRTVIHHIASIIVNGGGKLYELSPKRVSLESVFINLVEGGDKR
- a CDS encoding ABC transporter permease codes for the protein MITIATATFKEALRKKLLLLVALLTLIYLIIFGLITYFVKRDIGTEETLSIIVVCSQIVSFLGFYFSSMLVAFLTIMVSVGSISSEVESGVIHSVITRPIKRSSYVLGKYLGLGVLTVSYSIFLFAAIISICAIFQLPIVKTLEPMNVIKGLLFFVLEPIAILSLSIFGSASFKTLSNGIFVVSIYILGLIGGVMEQIGTLLKNQGLVNWAIVSSLISPFDIIYRQMLSSIFSNLGITNPFGLVNGTAGTTPSIWMLIYILAYIPVMIIFAIKKFRVKDIS